The Quercus robur chromosome 7, dhQueRobu3.1, whole genome shotgun sequence genome has a segment encoding these proteins:
- the LOC126693410 gene encoding transcription factor HBP-1b(c38)-like isoform X1 produces MGSRTVKIGTEDANKVVTGMPSFVPAIPTSNSLGTEGNAIGSSRISEFGTFEQSLGFRIEDAVDLSRNPLYNQMKSSSQTLGTEVQFATLNKSLASSDINLSAAIVGSQTLSLQKESQSNLVSTSGGHRENWGESTMAEGSPRTDTSTDDTDDKNQRHERGQLAAVAVSDSSDKSKEKSGDQKTLRRLAQNREAARKSRLRKKAYVQQLESSRLKLTQLEQELQRARQQGIFISSSGDQSHSMSGNGALAFDVEYARWLEEHNRHISELRAAVNSHAGDTELRTIVDNVTAQFDDIFRLKGIAAKADVFHILSGMWKTPAERCFMWIGGFRSSELLKLLVNQLEPLTEQQLVGIYNLQQSSQQAEDALSQGMEALQQSLAETLANGSPGPSGSSGNVANYMGQMAMAMGKLGTLEGFLRQADNLRQQTLQQMHRILTTRQSARALLAINDYFSRLRALSSLWLARPRE; encoded by the exons ATGGGTAGTAGAACAGTGAAGATTGGAACAGAAGATGCTAATAAAGTTGTGACCGGGATGCCGAGCTTCGTTCCTGCTATACCCACGTCTAATTCCCT TGGCACAGAAGGAAACGCCATCGGTTCTTCTCGAATTTCAGAATTCGGAACTTTTGAGCAATCACTTGGATTTCGCATAGAGGATGCTGTTGACCTAAGTAGAA ATCCTCTATATAACCAGATGAAGTCAAGTAGCCAGACCCTAGGTACAGAAGTTCAATTTGCCACTTTAAATAAG TCACTTGCATCTTCAGATATAAATCTATCTGCTGCTATTGTGGGGTCTCAGACTTTATCACTACAAAAAGAATCACAATCAAATCTAGTTTCTACATCTGGTGGCCATCGTGAGAACTGGGGGGAGTCCACGATGGCAGAAGGAAGCCCCAGGACTGATACCTCAACAGATGACACGGATGACAAGAATCAAAGG CATGAAAGGGGTCAATTGGCTGCTGTTGCGGTTTCTGATTCCAGTGACAAATCAAAAGAGAAATCAGGGGATCAAAAG ACTTTACGCCGGCTTGCTCAAAATCGTGAAGCCGCCAGGAAAAGCCGATTAAGGAAAAAA GCATATGTGCAACAACTTGAGAGTAGCCGCCTAAAGCTAACTCAACTAGAGCAAGAGCTCCAGCGAGCCCGCCAGCAG gGCATATTCATTTCAAGCTCAGGAGACCAATCCCATTCAATGAGCGGAAATG GTGCCTTGGCATTTGATGTAGAGTATGCACGGTGGCTTGAGGAGCATAACAGGCATATAAGTGAGCTCAGGGCTGCAGTCAACTCGCATGCTGGCGACACGGAGCTTCGCACTATAGTTGACAATGTTACAGCACAGTTTGATGACATTTTCAGGCTGAAAGGAATTGCAGCAAAGGCTGATGTTTTCCACATATTATCAGGAATGTGGAAGACTCCAGCGGAGCGGTGTTTTATGTGGATTGGTGGCTTCCGGTCATCTGAACTCCTCAAG CTTCTTGTGAATCAATTGGAGCCTTTAACTGAGCAACAATTGGTAGGCATCTACAACTTGCAACAGTCATCCCAGCAGGCTGAAGATGCTCTGTCACAAGGCATGGAGGCATTGCAACAATCCCTGGCTGAGACATTGGCCAATGGCTCACCTGGCCCATCAGGATCATCTGGGAATGTGGCAAACTATATGGGTCAAATGGCCATGGCCATGGGAAAGCTTGGAACACTTGAGGGTTTCCTTCGCCAG GCTGATAATTTGCGTCAACAAACACTGCAACAAATGCACCGTATATTGACAACCAGGCAATCAGCTCGTGCTCTTCTTGCAATAAATGACTATTTCTCTCGTCTTCGAGCCCTTAGTTCCCTCTGGCTTGCGCGGCCACGGGAATGA
- the LOC126693410 gene encoding transcription factor HBP-1b(c38)-like isoform X3 yields MGSRTVKIGTEDANKVVTGMPSFVPAIPTSNSLGTEGNAIGSSRISEFGTFEQSLGFRIEDAVDLSRNPLYNQMKSSSQTLGTEVQFATLNKSLASSDINLSAAIVGSQTLSLQKESQSNLVSTSGGHRENWGESTMAEGSPRTDTSTDDTDDKNQRHERGQLAAVAVSDSSDKSKEKSGDQKTLRRLAQNREAARKSRLRKKAYVQQLESSRLKLTQLEQELQRARQQGIFISSSGDQSHSMSGNGALAFDVEYARWLEEHNRHISELRAAVNSHAGDTELRTIVDNVTAQFDDIFRLKGIAAKADVFHILSGMWKTPAERCFMWIGGFRSSELLKLLVNQLEPLTEQQLVGIYNLQQSSQQAEDALSQGMEALQQSLAETLANGSPGPSGSSGNVANYMGQMAMAMGKLGTLEGFLRQVFGT; encoded by the exons ATGGGTAGTAGAACAGTGAAGATTGGAACAGAAGATGCTAATAAAGTTGTGACCGGGATGCCGAGCTTCGTTCCTGCTATACCCACGTCTAATTCCCT TGGCACAGAAGGAAACGCCATCGGTTCTTCTCGAATTTCAGAATTCGGAACTTTTGAGCAATCACTTGGATTTCGCATAGAGGATGCTGTTGACCTAAGTAGAA ATCCTCTATATAACCAGATGAAGTCAAGTAGCCAGACCCTAGGTACAGAAGTTCAATTTGCCACTTTAAATAAG TCACTTGCATCTTCAGATATAAATCTATCTGCTGCTATTGTGGGGTCTCAGACTTTATCACTACAAAAAGAATCACAATCAAATCTAGTTTCTACATCTGGTGGCCATCGTGAGAACTGGGGGGAGTCCACGATGGCAGAAGGAAGCCCCAGGACTGATACCTCAACAGATGACACGGATGACAAGAATCAAAGG CATGAAAGGGGTCAATTGGCTGCTGTTGCGGTTTCTGATTCCAGTGACAAATCAAAAGAGAAATCAGGGGATCAAAAG ACTTTACGCCGGCTTGCTCAAAATCGTGAAGCCGCCAGGAAAAGCCGATTAAGGAAAAAA GCATATGTGCAACAACTTGAGAGTAGCCGCCTAAAGCTAACTCAACTAGAGCAAGAGCTCCAGCGAGCCCGCCAGCAG gGCATATTCATTTCAAGCTCAGGAGACCAATCCCATTCAATGAGCGGAAATG GTGCCTTGGCATTTGATGTAGAGTATGCACGGTGGCTTGAGGAGCATAACAGGCATATAAGTGAGCTCAGGGCTGCAGTCAACTCGCATGCTGGCGACACGGAGCTTCGCACTATAGTTGACAATGTTACAGCACAGTTTGATGACATTTTCAGGCTGAAAGGAATTGCAGCAAAGGCTGATGTTTTCCACATATTATCAGGAATGTGGAAGACTCCAGCGGAGCGGTGTTTTATGTGGATTGGTGGCTTCCGGTCATCTGAACTCCTCAAG CTTCTTGTGAATCAATTGGAGCCTTTAACTGAGCAACAATTGGTAGGCATCTACAACTTGCAACAGTCATCCCAGCAGGCTGAAGATGCTCTGTCACAAGGCATGGAGGCATTGCAACAATCCCTGGCTGAGACATTGGCCAATGGCTCACCTGGCCCATCAGGATCATCTGGGAATGTGGCAAACTATATGGGTCAAATGGCCATGGCCATGGGAAAGCTTGGAACACTTGAGGGTTTCCTTCGCCAG GTATTTGGAACATGA
- the LOC126693410 gene encoding transcription factor HBP-1b(c38)-like isoform X2: MGSRTVKIGTEDANKVVTGMPSFVPAIPTSNSLGTEGNAIGSSRISEFGTFEQSLGFRIEDAVDLSRNPLYNQMKSSSQTLGTEVQFATLNKTLSLQKESQSNLVSTSGGHRENWGESTMAEGSPRTDTSTDDTDDKNQRHERGQLAAVAVSDSSDKSKEKSGDQKTLRRLAQNREAARKSRLRKKAYVQQLESSRLKLTQLEQELQRARQQGIFISSSGDQSHSMSGNGALAFDVEYARWLEEHNRHISELRAAVNSHAGDTELRTIVDNVTAQFDDIFRLKGIAAKADVFHILSGMWKTPAERCFMWIGGFRSSELLKLLVNQLEPLTEQQLVGIYNLQQSSQQAEDALSQGMEALQQSLAETLANGSPGPSGSSGNVANYMGQMAMAMGKLGTLEGFLRQADNLRQQTLQQMHRILTTRQSARALLAINDYFSRLRALSSLWLARPRE; this comes from the exons ATGGGTAGTAGAACAGTGAAGATTGGAACAGAAGATGCTAATAAAGTTGTGACCGGGATGCCGAGCTTCGTTCCTGCTATACCCACGTCTAATTCCCT TGGCACAGAAGGAAACGCCATCGGTTCTTCTCGAATTTCAGAATTCGGAACTTTTGAGCAATCACTTGGATTTCGCATAGAGGATGCTGTTGACCTAAGTAGAA ATCCTCTATATAACCAGATGAAGTCAAGTAGCCAGACCCTAGGTACAGAAGTTCAATTTGCCACTTTAAATAAG ACTTTATCACTACAAAAAGAATCACAATCAAATCTAGTTTCTACATCTGGTGGCCATCGTGAGAACTGGGGGGAGTCCACGATGGCAGAAGGAAGCCCCAGGACTGATACCTCAACAGATGACACGGATGACAAGAATCAAAGG CATGAAAGGGGTCAATTGGCTGCTGTTGCGGTTTCTGATTCCAGTGACAAATCAAAAGAGAAATCAGGGGATCAAAAG ACTTTACGCCGGCTTGCTCAAAATCGTGAAGCCGCCAGGAAAAGCCGATTAAGGAAAAAA GCATATGTGCAACAACTTGAGAGTAGCCGCCTAAAGCTAACTCAACTAGAGCAAGAGCTCCAGCGAGCCCGCCAGCAG gGCATATTCATTTCAAGCTCAGGAGACCAATCCCATTCAATGAGCGGAAATG GTGCCTTGGCATTTGATGTAGAGTATGCACGGTGGCTTGAGGAGCATAACAGGCATATAAGTGAGCTCAGGGCTGCAGTCAACTCGCATGCTGGCGACACGGAGCTTCGCACTATAGTTGACAATGTTACAGCACAGTTTGATGACATTTTCAGGCTGAAAGGAATTGCAGCAAAGGCTGATGTTTTCCACATATTATCAGGAATGTGGAAGACTCCAGCGGAGCGGTGTTTTATGTGGATTGGTGGCTTCCGGTCATCTGAACTCCTCAAG CTTCTTGTGAATCAATTGGAGCCTTTAACTGAGCAACAATTGGTAGGCATCTACAACTTGCAACAGTCATCCCAGCAGGCTGAAGATGCTCTGTCACAAGGCATGGAGGCATTGCAACAATCCCTGGCTGAGACATTGGCCAATGGCTCACCTGGCCCATCAGGATCATCTGGGAATGTGGCAAACTATATGGGTCAAATGGCCATGGCCATGGGAAAGCTTGGAACACTTGAGGGTTTCCTTCGCCAG GCTGATAATTTGCGTCAACAAACACTGCAACAAATGCACCGTATATTGACAACCAGGCAATCAGCTCGTGCTCTTCTTGCAATAAATGACTATTTCTCTCGTCTTCGAGCCCTTAGTTCCCTCTGGCTTGCGCGGCCACGGGAATGA